A window of Kocuria sp. TGY1127_2 genomic DNA:
TCCGGGGCCGGGGCACGTGTGGCGCACAGACCAGTCGAGACTCTTTCTGATGAACACCCCGTCATTTTTCCCGACGGTCGTTCCCACGGACGTCACGGTCACGTCCGCTCCTTCCGACGGATCCTATCCTCGCCCCATTTCTGCGGTGCGGGGCCTCAGCTTCGAAGAGTGGCGAGCCCGGGTCACCGCCGATTCCTCTTTCCCGCTCATCGGCCTCTCCGACGGAGACCTGGCCGAGGTCCATGCTCTGACACGCGAAGGATTCCCGTCTCGGAAGCTCTACGGCACTTATCTTTCGGATATTTTTGCTCGCCTCCGGGCCGGATTGCCGAAAACCATGAGCTTGAACTATCACCCCCAGGAGGCCGTGCGTATCGCATATGGGGAGCAAAATACGGGACGACCTTATCTCGTTGAACTGGGCGACGGTGTCGTCTTGTCAGCTCATTGCGTCGTTCTGGCACTGGGGCACACCGATGCCAAATTGCGTGATGACCAGCAGGACCTCATGGAATTCGCCGCGAGCAGGCGGTTGCACTATTGGCCGCCTGCGATTCCGGCGGACGTTCGGTGGGCCGCTCTCCCGGAAGGGGAGGATGTGCTGATTCGTGGCATGGGGCTGAACTTCCATGACGTGCTCGCTCAGCTGACCGAAGGGCGCGGAGGAACATTCGAGGTCGACGGGGACCACCCGCATCGCCTCACATATCAACCGAGCGGCCGTGAGCCCAAGATCTGGGCCGGATCCCGCCGTGGGACTCCCTACCGGGCCAAAGCCGTTTTGGATTCCTACTATCCGCGGTCCACGCAAAACAAGTTCTTCACCAGAGACTATGTGGACAGAACCCAGCAAAGGGCGCAGTCCGAAGGGAGGGAAATCGACTTCGAGGTCGACTACTGGCCGCTGATTCGGAGGGATGCCCAATGGAATTACTACCGAACCCTTGTCCGTACCGAGCCAGATGCGATTCACGGCGACCCATTCGAATTTCTCGCCCAAGTCGAGGCGATCTTGTCGGACACCGAACATAGCTCATGGTGGAGCCGTCTGGACCGCTTGGTCACGGACCGGGTTGCCCCGAATCTGATCTTGGCTCCGGAGCGCCTTTCGAGGCCGTTCGAGGGCCAGAGTTTCGACTCTCACGAGGAATATGCCGCGGCCGTGGTTCATTTCTTGGATCGCGACGTCGCCGCCTCCTTCTTGGGCGAAGACAGTCCTATCAAAATGGCTATTGGGTCGATGAATCAGGCACGCGCCATAGTGAAATACGCCGTTCAGGATCATGGAATTTCTGATGAGTCATGGATCCGTGGACTCGAACGCAAATTCGGTGGATTGGTCGAGGGCCTTGCTTCCGGTCCGCCAGTGCTCAGAATCCAACAGATGGCGGCGTTGGCACGGGCCGGCGTCGTACGTTTTCTGGGGCCGGACCCTGTTTTCGGCGCGGACGAGAATGCAGGATGTTTCATCGCATCATCCCCCTGGGTGCGAGGCGAACCGGTCCACGCTGATTGGCTCGTCGAGGCCCTGGCACCGGCCAACGACGTTCGGGTGAGTACGTCACCTTTGCTCGGGCGTCTTTTCGAGGACGGGTTTGCACGGCCGTGGCAGATGCACCTGGCCGATTCCCCGGCCCCGGTGCCTTCGAAAGGCCTGGAGGTCACAGAATCGCCTCACCGACTCGTCAGGGCTTCCGGCGAAACCGAGGCCGGAATCTTCGTTCTGGGGCTACAACTGTCTTCGACGCAATGGGGGACTGCTATTGCGGCGGAGGCGGACGCAGAGCTCAGATTCGGTTCCAGTACCGTTGCCGATTCCAACGAGGTCGCCAGGGCAGTCCTGGGGTAGCTAAACCCGTGACCGGCCCTGGGCCAGGTTTTGTGGGAGCAGTTAGGCTCCGCTAGATTTCGGCGGCCATCATCACGTCGCTGGTCGGGGTCTGAGACCCTCCCTCAGGTTCAACCGTCACCGCCACGGCTTCGGCGTCGCGAACATCGCCGGTCAGCCAAACGCTGGAGTCGCCACCGTTGAAGGTCGTGTCCGGGACGGGAGCCCCATCTTTCATCAGCCAGAGCTGATACTGCTTGCCGTGTCCTGGATCGGTGAAATTCGAACCGACAAACATTGCGGCGGTTCGTTCGCGGGAAGTAACCACCGTCGCGGAGGCCCCGTCCTTACTCACGTGTTTGACGGCCACATCCGGTGCGGTCAGTAGTTCGTCCTGGCGTTGCTGCTGTTGTTGCTGATGCTGTTGGTCTGCGGTCACCTGCTGGCTGTCCTGGCCGGCTTGATGACCTAGGCTCCAACCTCCCAACGCCAGACCAGGCACCAGAATGACTGCGGCCGCGGCAAGAAGCCAGCGGCTGCGGCGAGGCCTCGCCGTCCCGAGCGGAAACACTCTGGCTTGTGAACCGGGCTCGGGTTCGGCAGCGGTCTGGCCCGTCGGTGCCCGCCCGCTATCAGTGCCTCGTCGTGATTCGCGGTGAACAGCGCCGAGCACCTGCGTTTTCAGCTCTGCTGGTGGTTCTACCGCCACGGCTTCCGCAAGCCCTTCGGCGGTCACGCGGAAAGAGTCGACCTCTTCCTGACACCGAGAGCAAATGGTCAAGTGGGCTTCGAAAGCACGTGCTTCTTCTACCTCGAGGGCGTCAACAGCATAAAGTGCAGCGTCCGAATGGACGTCGCCGCCCTGATCACGCCCCTCTGCACTGTTATCTACCACTGTTCCCCCAATACCGTCCGAAGACTGACCAATCCGTCCCTGATTCTGGATTTCGCTGTACCCAGAGGGATTTTCAAATGCTCGGCCACCTCCTGGTGGCTCAACCCTCGGAAGTACACCAGATTCAAGGCCTGTCTCTGAACCTCGCTCACCTGCGCAAGCCCCGTCTGCACGTCTTCGCTGTCCAAGCCCGACTCCACACCTTCCCAGGTCGGATCCTCGGAGGCAGTGGCCTGTTCATCGGCCTGATAATGCTCCTCGCGGTCACGTCGGCGGGTGCTGGAGCGGATTCTGTCCACGGCTCGACGATGGGCCATGGTGCACAGCCATGCTTTGGTCGTTCCCCGAGCGGGGTCGAACTTCTCCGCTTGCTGCCATGCCATGAGATAAACCTCTTGAACGATCTCGGCGGCAAGGTCACTGGAGCGCAGCAATCGAATCACGACACCATAGACCACCGAGACGGTGGCATCGTAGAGGTCAGCAAAAGCGGATTCATCGCCCTGGGCGCTACGGGCGAGCTTTTCGGCCCGATAGGCTTCATCCGCATCGTTCACGACTCTTCTCGGCGCTCCGTCAGCATCCCCCGGGGTATCTGACGTCGAACTCACATGATCTCGCTAACTGTCGTGCCGTTGCACCTGTGTACCGCGGCATCATTCGCCCCCTGCGGGCAGGCCACCTCACGGACCATGCCACAGGTTATCTCCCCAGGTGCACTGTCGAAATATACCTTCTCTTCGTTCCCACGGTGGTCTTGGATGGGTGGTTGCCGAAATCGGTTTGGAGATTCCGGCCGAAAACTGCTGGGTGAGCGGCGTCAGGTACACGAAGACAGGGACTCCGAGAATTCTCAGAAAAAAATAGGGTAATACCCATCCGCACGGGTTGTGGTGTCGAAGCTCACACATACGTACCGCAATCAGCGGGACGCAGCGAGCACCGATCACTGAGGAGCACCCCATGCGACAGCCACTACTTCTAACCATCCCCGCCCTGGCCCTAGCAGCCCTGGCCCTATCGGCCCCACCGGCCACCGCCCACGAAGGCCACACCCAGGAATCAACCACCACCGACGAGGGATCGTGGACGACCATGGCCCACCTGGATAGCCTCAATAACTCCGGGACCACCGGTGAGGCGAGCGTGAAAGTCGACGGAAACAAAGCCACCGTGAGCATGACCGTCCAAGGCGCTGCCGAGACCTTCCAGAACGGCCCCTTCCCCCACGCCCAGCACATCCACATCGGAGCCGCCGGGACCTGCCCGGGCCCGGAACTGGACCAGAACGGCGACGGCGCCGTAAGCACCCCGGAAGCCCACCCCGCCTACGGGATGATCGCCTCGTCACTGACCGAGACCGGCGATACCAGCCCGGATTCTGCTCTGGCCGTGGACCGGTTCCCCGGCGGTAGCTCCTACACCTACGAACGGAGCATCGACATCGATGATGCGACCCAGCAGGCCCTGAAAGACGGGACCGCGGTCATGGTCGTTCACGGTGTGGACCCGGCGAATCTGAGCCAGACGGCTCAGCAGGAGATGAGTCCGCTGGATGATTCGTTGCCTTTGGCCGCGACCCTGCCGGCTGCCTGCGGGACCCTGAACGCTTCGCAAATGGGTGATGTCCCCGATGGTGGTGCCGATACCGGCGTTGGGCAGAAGACCGATCCCGCCTCGATCGTGATCACTGTAGGTGCCGGTGCTGCCGGATTGGTCGCTGTCGGTGGCGGAGCCGTGTACCTGCGTCGTCGTCAGCGGGCCTAGGCCCGGAAGCGGTACAGCATGATGGCTGATTTCTTGGCTGGCGGCCGCGGATTCCTCAGGGTCTCCGCGGCTGCCGCTGTCCTGCTGGTATCGGCCTGTGCCCCAGACCCGGGACAAGGCACAGCCACGCCCGAGCCGTCCGACGCTACGCCGGCGACATCGCAGTCACCCAACAACGAGTCCTCGGCATCTACTCCGGAACCAACGCACAGCGACCCGACTTCCCCGGAACCGACAAGGACCGAGACACAAGGCGGTGGGGGAGCGGTCCTGAAATCTTCGCGCCCGACCTCACTGCGAATTCCCTCGATCGGGGTCGATACCAAGCCTCTCAGACTCGGCCTGAACAAGAACCATCGACTCGAGGTGCCCCCGGGCGATCCTGGTTCACCGGCAGGCTGGTACGACCAATCACCGACGCCAGGAGAGCGCGGCCCGTCCGTATTCCTCGGTCACGTCAACGCGACGGATGGGGGAGACGGGGTCTTCGCGGACCTTCGGTCGTTGAAATCAGGGGACCAGGTCACGGTGGCTCGGGAAGACGGCTCCGAAGCCCGATTCACGGTCAAGAAGGGCAAGGCGTATTCGAAGGACCGATTCCCGACCGCCGAAGTCTACGGCCACACGGATGACGCCCAATTGCGTCTGATCACCTGCGACGGTTACGACGCCTCTTCCGGCCTCTTCGACGACAATTACGTGGTCTACGCGAGTCTGGACCGCCAAAAATAAGTCGAGCAGGAGATAGGCAGACCGCAGATGCGTTCGGTATCTGCAGCCCCCCTGGCTCTGCCTGGATCAGCTGACGTCTCGATGGTTAAGTCATTTCAGATCCCCTCCGCGAATCCCTGAAGACCCCAGGCAGTACGCTCGCGTTCCTAGTCAGGCCGCCCGCGGCTTCCGGAGGGCAATCCCCCTGAGTTACCGAGTGCTTATCCATGTGCAGCACGCCGGTATGGATCTTCTCGGCGAGCCGTCCGCCCCGTTCCAGCAAGACCCAAACTTCGAGGGCCCCTTTCGGGTCGGTGACCCAAGTGACACTATGGGAGTAGGCCTTGTGTCCGCGAACAGAGCGCAACGGTCGATGGCTGTAAAGACAGCTTGCTCAACACTGCACCCATGAGGAGGCATTTCATGAGCACCAATGTCCAACGGGATAGCTTTTCCGACATCGCCGAACTCGCCGCGCAGCTACGCGTGGATTCCATCCGTTCGAGCACCGCAGCAGGCTCCGGCCATACGACCTCGTCGATGTCAGCGGCAGACGTTCTTGCCGTTCTCATCAGCCGGCATCTGCGCTACGACTGGGACAATCCGAAGAGCTCGTACAACGATCACCTGATCTATTCCAAGGGCCACGCATCGCCCCTCGTCTATTCGGTTCTCAAGGCCGCAGGCCAGATATCCGATGATGAGATGGTGACCGGGTACAGGCAGTTCGGGCAACGGCTTCAGGGCCACCCGACGCCGGAGTTGCCGTGGATCGATGTGGCAACAGGTTCGCTCGGACAAGGACTG
This region includes:
- a CDS encoding class F sortase; this encodes MMADFLAGGRGFLRVSAAAAVLLVSACAPDPGQGTATPEPSDATPATSQSPNNESSASTPEPTHSDPTSPEPTRTETQGGGGAVLKSSRPTSLRIPSIGVDTKPLRLGLNKNHRLEVPPGDPGSPAGWYDQSPTPGERGPSVFLGHVNATDGGDGVFADLRSLKSGDQVTVAREDGSEARFTVKKGKAYSKDRFPTAEVYGHTDDAQLRLITCDGYDASSGLFDDNYVVYASLDRQK
- a CDS encoding sigma-70 family RNA polymerase sigma factor, producing the protein MSSTSDTPGDADGAPRRVVNDADEAYRAEKLARSAQGDESAFADLYDATVSVVYGVVIRLLRSSDLAAEIVQEVYLMAWQQAEKFDPARGTTKAWLCTMAHRRAVDRIRSSTRRRDREEHYQADEQATASEDPTWEGVESGLDSEDVQTGLAQVSEVQRQALNLVYFRGLSHQEVAEHLKIPLGTAKSRIRDGLVSLRTVLGEQW
- a CDS encoding anti-sigma factor domain-containing protein translates to MVDNSAEGRDQGGDVHSDAALYAVDALEVEEARAFEAHLTICSRCQEEVDSFRVTAEGLAEAVAVEPPAELKTQVLGAVHRESRRGTDSGRAPTGQTAAEPEPGSQARVFPLGTARPRRSRWLLAAAAVILVPGLALGGWSLGHQAGQDSQQVTADQQHQQQQQQRQDELLTAPDVAVKHVSKDGASATVVTSRERTAAMFVGSNFTDPGHGKQYQLWLMKDGAPVPDTTFNGGDSSVWLTGDVRDAEAVAVTVEPEGGSQTPTSDVMMAAEI
- a CDS encoding FAD/NAD(P)-binding domain-containing protein translates to MGRTQRIVVIGAGPRGLSTVERLAAHAASRSDKNVEVHLVDPFPPGPGHVWRTDQSRLFLMNTPSFFPTVVPTDVTVTSAPSDGSYPRPISAVRGLSFEEWRARVTADSSFPLIGLSDGDLAEVHALTREGFPSRKLYGTYLSDIFARLRAGLPKTMSLNYHPQEAVRIAYGEQNTGRPYLVELGDGVVLSAHCVVLALGHTDAKLRDDQQDLMEFAASRRLHYWPPAIPADVRWAALPEGEDVLIRGMGLNFHDVLAQLTEGRGGTFEVDGDHPHRLTYQPSGREPKIWAGSRRGTPYRAKAVLDSYYPRSTQNKFFTRDYVDRTQQRAQSEGREIDFEVDYWPLIRRDAQWNYYRTLVRTEPDAIHGDPFEFLAQVEAILSDTEHSSWWSRLDRLVTDRVAPNLILAPERLSRPFEGQSFDSHEEYAAAVVHFLDRDVAASFLGEDSPIKMAIGSMNQARAIVKYAVQDHGISDESWIRGLERKFGGLVEGLASGPPVLRIQQMAALARAGVVRFLGPDPVFGADENAGCFIASSPWVRGEPVHADWLVEALAPANDVRVSTSPLLGRLFEDGFARPWQMHLADSPAPVPSKGLEVTESPHRLVRASGETEAGIFVLGLQLSSTQWGTAIAAEADAELRFGSSTVADSNEVARAVLG